The following proteins are encoded in a genomic region of Leptospiraceae bacterium:
- a CDS encoding carbon starvation protein A has protein sequence MIPAIVVTLCLLFYFLGFKFYSRYLADKVFGLRGKEFVTPAHTHNDGIDYVPTKPSVLFGHHFASIAGLAPILGPAVAVIWGWLPAMIWVVLGGIFMGCVHDFGSLVVSIRHDGKSVGQVAEDLLGHRARSLFHVIIFFLVSLAMGVFVLVIAGLYSAPPKPVAVKSPTVIEQPVTVKEVKDGHDNGELQKKEPAKIHLRSNFPESVTPTLMLMILALIVGFLHYKKNYSLGPLTVVSFFVTLATIYFSMDDKFLDLIGLSDIDRAPSTDSWKLILLAYAFLASVTPVWLLLQSRDYINSFLLYLGIILIYLGYFVGSISGNFPSFNAAAFRTEEIGMDILPFVFITIACGAISGFHSLVSSGTTAKQIAVETDARVIGYGGMIGESLLGLTAVIACTIGFSSSEEWNSYYKSWAGLQGLNVQVGAYIYGTSRFLGQLGIPEKFGQGFIALIVISFALTSLDSATRLLRYNIEEIVHSFRSKTLNLLFANRYTSSLLAVASIAFFAFLKINVNGQMKPAGLALWKVFGTTNQLLAGLSLLVVFIYLLKSKRPTLSILLPMSFVLCVTLWAMVGNFLEFINGATPNYLLAGVGGILIILTLWLLVEGFLVWRKIKRDMDAI, from the coding sequence ATGATACCTGCAATCGTCGTCACACTATGCCTTTTATTCTATTTCTTAGGATTCAAATTTTATTCCCGCTATCTTGCTGACAAAGTATTTGGACTTCGAGGAAAAGAATTCGTCACACCTGCGCATACACATAACGATGGAATAGACTATGTGCCAACCAAGCCGAGTGTTTTATTTGGTCATCACTTTGCATCCATTGCAGGACTTGCTCCCATTCTAGGTCCTGCTGTTGCGGTGATTTGGGGTTGGCTTCCTGCTATGATATGGGTTGTGCTAGGTGGAATCTTCATGGGTTGTGTGCATGATTTTGGTTCGCTTGTCGTATCCATTCGACACGATGGAAAATCAGTGGGTCAAGTCGCAGAAGACTTACTCGGTCATCGTGCCAGATCTTTATTTCATGTAATCATTTTCTTTTTAGTTTCTCTTGCTATGGGAGTATTTGTATTAGTCATCGCAGGACTTTATTCTGCTCCACCAAAACCAGTCGCAGTCAAATCACCAACCGTAATCGAGCAACCTGTCACTGTCAAAGAAGTCAAAGACGGACACGACAATGGAGAATTACAAAAAAAAGAACCAGCTAAGATTCATCTACGAAGTAATTTTCCAGAATCGGTCACTCCTACTCTCATGCTCATGATCTTAGCGTTAATTGTAGGTTTTTTGCACTACAAAAAGAATTACTCACTCGGTCCGCTCACAGTGGTTAGCTTTTTTGTCACTCTAGCGACGATCTATTTTAGTATGGATGATAAATTTCTAGACTTAATCGGGCTAAGCGATATTGACCGCGCTCCCTCTACAGACAGTTGGAAACTCATTCTACTCGCCTACGCCTTCTTAGCCTCAGTCACACCTGTATGGCTACTACTCCAGAGCCGAGACTATATTAATTCCTTCTTACTCTACTTGGGAATAATCCTAATTTACCTCGGATACTTTGTGGGAAGTATAAGTGGAAACTTTCCTTCCTTCAATGCAGCAGCCTTTAGAACAGAAGAAATTGGAATGGATATACTTCCCTTTGTATTCATTACCATTGCCTGTGGAGCCATCTCAGGCTTTCACTCACTGGTTAGTTCAGGCACAACTGCAAAGCAAATCGCAGTCGAAACAGATGCAAGAGTCATCGGCTATGGTGGAATGATAGGAGAGTCACTTCTTGGGCTAACGGCTGTTATCGCCTGCACGATTGGATTTAGTTCGAGTGAAGAATGGAATTCTTATTACAAATCCTGGGCGGGCTTACAGGGATTAAACGTTCAAGTCGGCGCTTATATCTATGGAACGAGTCGCTTCCTCGGTCAATTAGGTATTCCTGAAAAATTCGGACAGGGATTTATTGCACTCATTGTGATTAGCTTTGCCCTTACGTCCCTCGACTCCGCGACTAGACTTCTCAGATATAATATTGAAGAAATTGTTCACTCGTTTCGCTCTAAGACTTTAAATTTACTCTTTGCCAATCGTTATACATCTAGCCTACTAGCAGTAGCTTCGATTGCATTCTTTGCATTTTTAAAGATAAATGTAAATGGTCAAATGAAACCGGCGGGGCTTGCTCTCTGGAAAGTATTTGGCACAACCAATCAACTCCTTGCCGGCTTATCTCTATTAGTCGTATTCATTTACTTATTAAAATCAAAGCGACCTACACTCAGCATTTTACTTCCGATGAGTTTTGTATTGTGCGTTACTCTATGGGCAATGGTTGGAAATTTCTTAGAATTTATAAACGGGGCTACTCCTAATTATCTACTCGCAGGAGTAGGTGGAATACT
- a CDS encoding lauroyl acyltransferase produces MKKISYFISFLFAYFLYLPFKFLPYKVCLAYGVGITRVLFPLARKHRKIAYDNISYAFPNLNEKEKLSLVKKHFDHLGRLLAGTLYASRLNQEWMDKYLSYEPEFLKIEQDTNKEGIGVVLVSGHLGTWEILVQFMGLRMKGAGIYKKIRNPFVDKWVKSLRENNGILLVTTDESSRVMKLLKDGYWIGFGSDQNAGKAGIFVNFFNRPASTYQGPALMAYLTGAKLLLYSVVCGEDGKVIVRVKDMGVIDKKKFPSRDVAVRHYTEMWTRLLEEEVKLFPEQYFWVHRRWRTKPGDFPGQV; encoded by the coding sequence ATGAAAAAAATTAGTTATTTTATTTCGTTCTTATTTGCGTATTTTTTATATTTACCATTTAAGTTCTTGCCTTATAAAGTCTGTCTTGCCTATGGAGTCGGGATCACGAGAGTATTATTCCCATTAGCCCGTAAACATAGAAAGATAGCTTACGACAATATTTCTTATGCATTTCCAAATCTAAACGAGAAAGAAAAATTATCCCTTGTAAAAAAACACTTTGATCATCTCGGGCGGCTACTCGCAGGAACCCTCTACGCATCTAGATTGAATCAAGAATGGATGGATAAATATCTTTCGTATGAGCCAGAATTTTTAAAAATAGAGCAAGATACCAATAAAGAAGGTATCGGAGTAGTCTTAGTATCCGGTCATTTGGGAACATGGGAAATACTCGTTCAATTCATGGGACTTAGAATGAAGGGGGCGGGCATTTACAAAAAGATTCGAAATCCCTTTGTGGATAAATGGGTGAAATCGCTACGTGAGAATAACGGCATTTTGCTTGTAACGACAGATGAATCCAGTCGAGTGATGAAACTTCTCAAAGATGGATACTGGATTGGGTTTGGCTCGGATCAAAACGCGGGCAAGGCTGGAATCTTTGTCAATTTCTTCAATCGTCCTGCTTCTACCTATCAAGGTCCTGCGCTCATGGCTTATCTTACTGGCGCAAAATTGCTATTATACTCTGTTGTCTGTGGCGAAGATGGAAAAGTAATTGTCCGAGTAAAAGACATGGGAGTCATCGACAAAAAGAAATTTCCTTCCAGGGATGTGGCTGTTCGTCATTACACAGAAATGTGGACTAGACTACTCGAAGAAGAAGTAAAACTATTTCCAGAGCAATACTTTTGGGTGCATAGAAGATGGCGCACAAAGCCAGGCGACTTTCCGGGTCAGGTATAA
- a CDS encoding lipase codes for MKTKFLTIIFTLFFSLPVGIFAGPLDGTCIALVHGILGFDDTQGLAGGLVKYWGGMDTYLRSQGAKVLTPGSSPINSIATRSQLTRDALVPWMAANNCAKVHLIGHSQGGLVVRYLTSNTVLGFTSKVATVSTVDAVHKGAPLADIVLAIIPSWLQPFANTALGLLAQLFYGAKPMDVIAMGQSLAVSTVNAFNAATPNVSGMKYYSYANHMAWADPVQHLLMAPTYPITWAGGLYYGLGSANDGVVPLESQKWGTYKGEASAKWYATGIDHLQATNLEWSGQNFFDVTGWYLGIAQTAKAGL; via the coding sequence ATGAAAACAAAATTTCTAACAATCATCTTCACGCTATTCTTCTCCCTTCCAGTCGGAATCTTTGCTGGTCCACTTGACGGAACTTGTATCGCACTTGTCCATGGTATACTTGGATTTGACGACACACAGGGATTAGCCGGTGGACTTGTCAAATACTGGGGAGGTATGGACACTTACCTTCGTTCCCAAGGAGCAAAAGTTCTTACACCTGGAAGTTCTCCGATCAATAGCATCGCAACTAGATCGCAACTCACAAGAGATGCGTTAGTTCCATGGATGGCTGCCAATAATTGCGCAAAGGTTCATTTGATTGGACACTCACAAGGCGGATTAGTTGTGCGTTATCTTACTTCTAACACTGTACTTGGTTTTACCTCTAAAGTGGCAACTGTTAGCACTGTAGACGCAGTTCATAAAGGTGCACCGCTTGCAGACATCGTGTTAGCTATTATCCCCAGTTGGTTACAGCCTTTTGCTAATACTGCCCTTGGATTACTTGCTCAACTTTTTTATGGAGCAAAACCAATGGATGTAATTGCAATGGGACAATCACTCGCAGTAAGCACAGTGAATGCATTCAATGCTGCAACGCCTAACGTTTCAGGAATGAAATATTACTCGTATGCAAACCACATGGCTTGGGCAGATCCAGTTCAGCATCTACTAATGGCGCCTACTTATCCAATTACTTGGGCAGGTGGACTCTATTATGGATTAGGTAGTGCAAACGATGGAGTAGTTCCTTTGGAATCTCAAAAATGGGGAACATACAAAGGCGAAGCGTCTGCAAAATGGTATGCAACTGGTATTGATCATTTGCAAGCAACTAATCTAGAATGGAGTGGTCAAAACTTTTTTGATGTAACTGGCTGGTATCTAGGTATCGCACAAACCGCAAAAGCAGGACTTTAA
- a CDS encoding lipase: MKAKFLTLIFTLFFSLPVGLFAGPLDGTCIALVHGILGFDDRQGLAGGLVKYWGGLDGYLRSQGAKVTTPGSSPLNSIAVRSTLTRDALVPWMAANSCTKVHLIGHSQGGLVVRYMASNTALGFKTKVATVSTVDAVHKGAPLADIVLGIIPSWLQPFANSALGLFSQLFYGKKPMDVIAMGKSLAVSTVNSFNAATPNVSGMKYYSYANKMAWADPIQHILMAPTHPITWAGGLWYGLGGANDGVVPFESQKWGAYKGEASGQKWFATGIDHLQATNLEWSGQNFFDVTGWYLGIAQTAKAGL, translated from the coding sequence ATGAAAGCTAAATTTCTCACACTAATCTTCACCCTCTTCTTCTCTCTTCCAGTCGGTCTCTTTGCTGGTCCTCTTGACGGAACTTGTATTGCACTTGTCCATGGTATACTTGGATTTGATGATAGACAAGGTCTCGCTGGTGGTCTAGTAAAGTATTGGGGCGGTCTTGATGGCTACCTCCGTTCACAAGGGGCTAAAGTAACTACACCTGGAAGTTCTCCACTTAACAGTATCGCAGTTAGATCAACGCTAACAAGAGATGCGTTAGTTCCATGGATGGCGGCTAACAGTTGCACAAAAGTGCATTTAATTGGTCACTCACAAGGCGGACTTGTAGTTCGTTACATGGCTTCTAATACTGCTTTAGGCTTCAAAACCAAAGTTGCAACAGTTAGTACTGTTGATGCTGTTCATAAAGGGGCTCCGTTAGCTGATATCGTTCTTGGTATTATTCCTAGTTGGTTACAACCTTTTGCTAATTCTGCATTGGGTCTGTTCTCTCAACTATTTTATGGAAAAAAACCTATGGACGTTATTGCAATGGGAAAATCACTCGCTGTTAGTACTGTGAATTCGTTCAATGCTGCTACTCCTAACGTTTCTGGAATGAAATACTATTCTTATGCAAACAAAATGGCTTGGGCAGATCCAATTCAACATATACTTATGGCACCTACTCATCCAATTACTTGGGCAGGCGGTCTATGGTATGGTCTTGGTGGTGCAAACGATGGAGTGGTTCCTTTCGAGTCTCAAAAATGGGGAGCTTATAAAGGCGAGGCTTCTGGACAAAAATGGTTTGCTACAGGTATCGATCACCTGCAAGCTACTAATTTGGAATGGAGTGGTCAAAACTTCTTTGATGTAACTGGATGGTATTTAGGTATTGCACAAACTGCAAAAGCAGGTCTGTAA
- a CDS encoding lipase, translating into MQDGKSHSQNEALSPMGDTTGLWDEALSPFQGTEKKGYLELVEDLKSGKVNFNWEVWALRRKCPEDYTATQCDETIYKFLDTKFTSPDKEKMKELFKAYFQFESEARKMEFPADITFQEKYEILKKRRRDLVGDEKADLFFGMEEAQVTFMQTSKNFIDSSKNMSGPERVQKYEDLRKKTYGSYLDSVTKREDSFDHYQTEISLREKELAGLSPEEKEKKMASLQTKYFGKDGAERIAAANKELAAQNKKISDYEKAEQEFLSSNNGISDKDKAQKLKELRVKMLGEEDAESYTRAKQFEEDAAKIK; encoded by the coding sequence ATGCAAGACGGAAAATCTCATTCACAAAACGAAGCTCTTTCCCCAATGGGAGATACTACAGGTCTTTGGGATGAAGCACTTTCTCCTTTTCAGGGAACTGAGAAAAAAGGCTATTTAGAATTAGTCGAAGATTTGAAATCAGGAAAAGTAAACTTTAATTGGGAAGTATGGGCGCTAAGAAGAAAATGTCCAGAAGATTACACCGCAACCCAGTGCGATGAAACTATTTATAAATTCCTGGATACAAAGTTTACGAGCCCTGATAAAGAAAAGATGAAAGAACTTTTCAAAGCATACTTTCAGTTTGAAAGCGAAGCAAGAAAAATGGAATTCCCTGCAGACATAACATTTCAGGAAAAATATGAGATATTAAAAAAAAGACGTAGAGACTTAGTTGGTGATGAAAAGGCTGACTTATTTTTCGGAATGGAAGAAGCACAAGTTACATTCATGCAAACTTCAAAAAATTTCATTGACTCTTCCAAAAATATGAGCGGTCCCGAAAGAGTGCAGAAATACGAAGACCTTCGTAAAAAAACTTATGGTTCTTATTTAGACTCGGTAACAAAAAGAGAGGATTCTTTCGACCACTACCAAACAGAGATTAGCCTCAGAGAAAAAGAACTCGCAGGTTTAAGCCCAGAAGAGAAAGAAAAGAAAATGGCATCGCTACAAACCAAATACTTCGGTAAAGACGGAGCAGAGCGTATAGCAGCGGCAAACAAAGAACTAGCCGCACAAAACAAGAAAATATCTGACTACGAAAAAGCAGAACAAGAATTCCTTTCTTCCAATAATGGAATCTCCGATAAAGACAAAGCACAAAAATTGAAAGAGCTCAGAGTAAAAATGCTTGGTGAAGAAGATGCAGAATCTTATACACGTGCAAAGCAATTCGAAGAAGACGCGGCTAAGATTAAGTAG
- a CDS encoding tetratricopeptide repeat protein: MIADEWEAKILESFGVKLAKREANSLSILGTNVGDAYDFYRRGRENFILLDEESLEAAIPLLKKAIELDPNYSDAYATLAETYQRLYDYRNFTGDRIGAEKMKIFGLEAASKAIELSPESSTANRVNSFYYYYMDPDFEKSKLYAQKAVTLDPKDAEAAMRLFIIKARENKKMLSPDNKDLLSIYTLNPNLISTNFYLALSYKLAGNYAKAIEQYQKILEISPKSISIYAEISNAYAEQEKWEEALTYLDKADEIQPNGFQVQIHYANFFIRKKEYKKATEYLNIAKKLQPKSTIPYEAFANIALREKNFEEAISNLQKCIELDPKKGSFLNQLGTIYKVKGESQLALTNFQKATKVEPKLTISYENLANLYLESKKLDLAIKSYEKCIELEPTNSYYLRSLAEVYIEKKDYDSAIATYNKAQEADPNEHMIYNELGTCLVLKKEYEQGKEKYNRAIEVGNKEVKSYGYKGLADLKRKQRKYDEAIELYKKAIELFSTNQDAKIGMANTYSKKENNQEAIIILKGSIESEPQNGKYHFELGKIYRLENRKEESVESFKKACELGEAKACNETPEKKKKKK, from the coding sequence ATGATTGCGGATGAATGGGAAGCAAAAATTCTAGAATCCTTTGGAGTAAAACTAGCAAAAAGAGAAGCCAATTCTCTTTCCATTCTAGGAACTAACGTTGGCGACGCCTATGATTTTTATAGAAGGGGAAGAGAAAATTTTATTCTTTTAGATGAGGAGAGTTTAGAAGCAGCAATTCCTTTACTAAAAAAAGCAATCGAACTTGACCCAAATTATTCTGACGCCTACGCCACGTTAGCCGAAACCTACCAAAGGCTTTATGATTATAGAAATTTCACAGGGGATAGAATCGGTGCAGAGAAGATGAAAATTTTCGGATTAGAAGCTGCCTCTAAAGCAATTGAGCTTTCTCCTGAATCTTCTACCGCAAACAGAGTAAATTCATTTTACTATTATTATATGGATCCCGATTTTGAAAAAAGCAAACTCTATGCACAAAAAGCAGTTACTCTAGACCCAAAAGACGCCGAAGCAGCGATGCGACTTTTCATCATCAAAGCACGCGAAAATAAAAAAATGCTCTCACCGGATAATAAGGATTTGCTTTCTATCTATACTTTAAATCCAAACTTAATATCGACTAACTTTTATTTGGCTCTTTCTTATAAACTAGCGGGTAATTACGCTAAGGCGATAGAGCAATACCAAAAGATTTTGGAAATTTCTCCTAAGAGTATTTCTATTTATGCAGAAATCAGTAACGCCTACGCCGAGCAAGAGAAATGGGAAGAAGCACTCACGTATTTAGATAAAGCAGATGAAATTCAACCCAATGGATTTCAGGTTCAAATTCACTATGCCAATTTCTTCATCCGAAAAAAGGAATACAAGAAAGCAACAGAATACTTAAACATAGCCAAGAAATTGCAACCCAAGAGCACAATTCCCTATGAAGCATTTGCAAACATTGCACTCAGAGAAAAGAATTTTGAAGAAGCAATTTCGAATCTACAGAAGTGCATTGAGTTAGACCCAAAGAAAGGAAGTTTCCTCAATCAACTTGGAACTATTTATAAAGTAAAGGGAGAATCACAATTAGCCTTAACTAATTTCCAAAAAGCAACCAAAGTCGAACCAAAATTAACAATAAGCTATGAGAACTTAGCCAATTTATATCTAGAATCTAAAAAGTTAGACTTAGCAATCAAGTCCTATGAAAAATGCATTGAGCTAGAGCCGACTAATAGCTATTATCTGCGAAGCTTAGCAGAAGTGTATATCGAAAAGAAAGACTATGACTCAGCGATTGCAACTTACAACAAAGCACAGGAAGCAGACCCAAATGAGCATATGATTTACAATGAGTTAGGAACTTGTCTTGTATTAAAAAAAGAATACGAGCAAGGCAAAGAAAAATACAATCGTGCCATCGAAGTAGGCAATAAGGAAGTCAAGTCTTACGGCTACAAGGGATTAGCCGATCTCAAACGCAAGCAAAGAAAGTATGACGAAGCAATTGAACTCTACAAAAAAGCAATCGAACTATTCAGCACCAACCAGGATGCAAAGATAGGAATGGCAAATACCTATTCCAAAAAAGAAAACAACCAGGAAGCCATTATAATTCTAAAAGGAAGCATTGAATCGGAGCCACAAAATGGAAAGTATCATTTTGAATTAGGGAAAATCTATCGTCTTGAAAATAGAAAAGAAGAATCCGTAGAAAGTTTTAAGAAGGCATGTGAATTAGGAGAAGCAAAAGCCTGTAACGAAACTCCCGAAAAGAAAAAAAAGAAGAAATGA
- a CDS encoding nucleoside 2-deoxyribosyltransferase translates to MNKIYLAGPEVFLPEAKRVLEHHKSICRKYGYEGLSPFDGEVTNEIGLERARKIFLENCKLIRACDIVVVNCNSFRGALVDDGSAFEIGFAKALGKVIFGYLDHRKPLLELVESKIPTSSHSSGFRIDNDGYLLSEDFGNSINLMLEFAILESGGQLIQGNFEETIQVISQSLVS, encoded by the coding sequence ATGAATAAAATTTATCTTGCAGGACCAGAAGTATTTTTACCGGAAGCAAAGAGAGTATTGGAGCATCATAAATCAATTTGCAGAAAATACGGTTACGAAGGATTATCCCCGTTTGATGGAGAAGTAACAAACGAGATAGGATTAGAGCGAGCTAGGAAAATATTTCTAGAAAATTGTAAGCTCATTCGTGCTTGTGATATAGTGGTGGTTAATTGCAATTCGTTTCGCGGTGCGTTGGTGGATGACGGAAGTGCATTTGAAATTGGATTTGCGAAGGCATTGGGCAAAGTAATCTTTGGTTACTTAGATCACCGCAAGCCTCTACTTGAACTCGTAGAAAGTAAAATTCCAACGAGTAGTCATAGTTCGGGCTTTCGTATAGATAATGACGGTTATCTGCTAAGTGAAGACTTTGGAAATTCTATTAACTTAATGCTAGAATTTGCAATACTAGAATCCGGCGGTCAATTGATACAAGGAAACTTTGAAGAAACAATTCAGGTGATTAGTCAGAGTCTAGTTTCATAA
- a CDS encoding beta-lactamase family protein, translating into MADFIEESVESNEITGLVCGVVKDGKLAWKKAYGYTDLENEKEMKTDTIFLLASVSKTVTATAAMILYDRGDLDIDADINDYLPFPVTHPKYSDTPITAKMLLTHTSSISDESYNEIDDSILYFREGDEREYDLGSLLEEYFKEDGEFYDPELCFLKDKPGTTSDYSNVGSALLGYLVEVIAKQSFDEFCDENIFKPLGMENTSWNLSDLDVDNVALPYYDSENTKGHYECPDYPNGMLRSNLDDMAKFLIMFIQNGEYNGTRILEEDTAKLMKEVHFESKDGGEKSRIGLTWNYLDYPQGESYLGHDGVEEGVTTKMFYNVESEVGVLLFSNMSEAELDDIEDYLYQQEE; encoded by the coding sequence ATGGCGGATTTTATTGAAGAAAGTGTAGAATCAAATGAAATTACAGGGCTTGTTTGTGGCGTTGTCAAAGACGGTAAACTAGCATGGAAAAAAGCTTATGGCTATACTGATTTAGAAAACGAAAAAGAAATGAAAACAGATACCATTTTTTTATTGGCATCTGTATCCAAGACAGTTACGGCAACTGCTGCTATGATTTTATATGATAGGGGAGATTTGGATATTGATGCGGATATTAATGATTATCTACCATTTCCCGTTACACATCCAAAATATTCAGATACACCGATTACCGCCAAAATGCTATTAACCCACACTTCGAGTATCAGTGATGAGTCTTATAATGAAATAGATGATTCTATTCTTTATTTTAGAGAAGGGGATGAACGAGAATATGATTTGGGTTCTTTACTCGAAGAATATTTTAAAGAAGACGGTGAGTTCTATGACCCTGAACTTTGTTTTCTAAAAGATAAACCCGGAACAACTTCTGATTATTCCAATGTAGGTAGTGCTCTTCTTGGTTATCTTGTAGAAGTAATTGCAAAGCAATCTTTTGATGAGTTCTGTGATGAGAATATTTTTAAGCCTTTAGGTATGGAAAATACTTCTTGGAATTTGTCTGACCTAGATGTGGATAATGTTGCTTTGCCTTATTATGATTCTGAAAATACAAAAGGTCATTACGAATGTCCCGATTATCCAAACGGAATGTTACGCTCTAACCTTGACGACATGGCGAAATTCTTAATCATGTTCATTCAAAATGGAGAATACAATGGAACACGTATTCTAGAAGAAGACACTGCAAAGCTAATGAAAGAAGTTCATTTCGAATCCAAAGACGGAGGAGAAAAATCTAGAATAGGTCTGACTTGGAATTATTTAGATTATCCGCAAGGAGAAAGCTACTTAGGACATGATGGCGTCGAAGAAGGTGTCACTACAAAAATGTTTTATAATGTTGAATCCGAAGTAGGAGTATTACTCTTTTCTAATATGAGCGAAGCAGAATTAGACGACATAGAGGATTATTTATACCAACAAGAGGAGTGA
- a CDS encoding adenylate/guanylate cyclase domain-containing protein, with translation MSLFFICGINDALYNNELIHTGNLYPFGLFIFIFSQSFILSLLFAKSFLSVEHLSEELKLTNKAYTRFVPKEFLNFLSRKSIIDIKLGDQVQKEMTVLFSDIRSFTTLSEQMTPEENFNFINSYLKIMNPIIEYHNGFIDKYIGDAIMALFARSPEDAIRSAIQMQKAILAYNQDRVEKNFEIIKIGVGLHTGVLMLGVIGGEERMESTVISDAVNLASRLEGLTKVYGALILTSEATFLKANGPEKFKYRRLGKVKVKGKQEPVVVIDILDGQSDFWLDVYLQTKADFEKALTHYEAREFTKAAILFENILDINLSDVAARFYLQKSLYYQTHGLPEDWDGSESV, from the coding sequence ATGAGTTTATTTTTTATTTGTGGTATCAATGATGCACTGTATAATAATGAATTAATTCATACAGGGAATCTTTATCCATTTGGATTATTCATCTTTATATTTTCCCAATCCTTTATTCTATCTCTGCTTTTTGCAAAATCCTTTTTGAGTGTAGAACATCTTTCTGAAGAATTGAAATTAACCAACAAGGCATATACTCGCTTTGTTCCGAAGGAGTTCTTAAATTTTCTAAGCAGGAAGAGTATAATCGATATTAAACTCGGGGATCAGGTGCAAAAAGAAATGACCGTGTTGTTCTCCGATATACGATCATTTACCACTCTTTCTGAGCAAATGACTCCGGAGGAAAATTTCAACTTTATCAATTCTTATTTAAAAATAATGAACCCAATCATCGAATATCATAATGGATTTATTGATAAATACATCGGAGATGCTATCATGGCTTTGTTTGCCCGTAGCCCCGAAGATGCAATTCGTTCTGCTATCCAGATGCAGAAAGCAATTTTAGCCTACAATCAAGATCGTGTAGAGAAGAATTTCGAAATCATTAAAATAGGCGTAGGTCTTCATACGGGAGTGCTTATGCTCGGAGTGATTGGTGGAGAAGAGAGAATGGAGAGCACAGTGATTTCAGATGCGGTAAATTTAGCTTCTCGTTTAGAAGGGTTAACGAAGGTTTATGGTGCTCTTATTCTTACAAGTGAAGCAACTTTTTTAAAAGCGAATGGTCCTGAAAAATTTAAATATCGTCGATTAGGAAAAGTGAAGGTTAAGGGCAAACAGGAGCCCGTAGTCGTCATTGATATTCTAGATGGTCAATCTGATTTTTGGTTGGACGTTTATTTACAAACAAAAGCTGATTTTGAAAAAGCGCTTACTCATTATGAAGCAAGGGAATTTACAAAAGCTGCCATTTTGTTTGAGAACATACTCGATATTAACCTCTCTGATGTTGCGGCTCGTTTTTATTTACAAAAATCTTTGTATTATCAAACACATGGTCTTCCCGAAGACTGGGACGGAAGTGAATCTGTGTAA